From Opitutia bacterium, one genomic window encodes:
- a CDS encoding HDOD domain-containing protein, with protein MTHLPSAPRVLPKLKRLLSDSNSSLHEVVELVRLDPGIAARVLQIGNSAYYNQGLRCYTVDEAVHRVGYDQIYQLVSNAVASEVLVRPLVVYQIEADELWENAIACAVAAELLAEPLDIDRDIAYTIGLLHQVGMVALNEWLARCMPQLRFARAILPLETCEEERRLLGFHNAEAGAALLRLWDFPAVMSEPVRWQYLPTATAAHGQLASLLSLAKWIRAAATGGDWIQPPDDNLLRRGKTNLRRVKQLTDEVRERLVRIRSVLGEAESDRRVIGFPAGNREIVAVK; from the coding sequence ATGACCCACCTGCCGTCGGCGCCTCGCGTATTGCCGAAGTTGAAGCGGTTGCTGAGCGATAGTAATTCATCGCTACACGAAGTCGTGGAGCTCGTGCGCCTCGACCCCGGAATCGCAGCACGTGTCCTGCAGATTGGAAATTCCGCGTATTACAACCAAGGACTGCGGTGCTACACAGTGGACGAAGCCGTCCATCGGGTGGGCTACGACCAAATCTACCAACTGGTATCAAATGCCGTAGCGTCTGAAGTCTTGGTGCGCCCTTTGGTTGTATACCAGATCGAAGCGGACGAACTTTGGGAGAATGCGATTGCCTGCGCAGTTGCAGCCGAGCTGCTGGCCGAACCACTAGATATCGATCGGGACATCGCATACACCATCGGGCTTTTGCACCAAGTCGGCATGGTCGCGTTGAACGAGTGGCTTGCGCGGTGTATGCCGCAGCTCCGTTTCGCGCGCGCGATCCTGCCGCTCGAAACGTGTGAGGAGGAACGTAGGCTTCTCGGGTTTCACAACGCGGAAGCTGGAGCAGCGCTACTCCGACTTTGGGACTTCCCGGCGGTGATGTCTGAGCCGGTCCGCTGGCAATATCTACCTACTGCAACAGCGGCGCACGGACAATTGGCGTCACTCCTCAGCCTCGCGAAATGGATCCGCGCCGCGGCAACTGGCGGTGACTGGATTCAGCCGCCCGACGACAATCTGCTGCGCAGAGGAAAAACAAACTTGCGGCGCGTGAAGCAACTAACCGACGAAGTTCGCGAGAGACTAGTGCGAATTCGATCGGTCCTTGGCGAAGCGGAAAGCGATCGCCGTGTGATTGGATTCCCGGCAGGCAATCGTGAAATCGTTGCCGTAAAGTAA
- the tnpB gene encoding IS66 family insertion sequence element accessory protein TnpB, which produces MLAFPRSVRIFVAVEPVDMRKQYDGLWSAAQSQLGENPKEGAVFCFTNRERTRLKLLYWDGTGVWVLAKRLEQGRFSWPEPAEAKRKLALTPEALALIVGGVDLKTATLKPWYERDEK; this is translated from the coding sequence ATGCTGGCCTTCCCTCGCTCGGTCCGGATCTTCGTGGCGGTGGAGCCGGTGGACATGCGCAAGCAATACGACGGCTTGTGGAGCGCGGCGCAGTCGCAGTTGGGCGAGAACCCGAAAGAGGGTGCGGTATTTTGCTTCACGAACCGCGAGCGCACGCGGCTGAAGCTGTTGTATTGGGACGGCACGGGCGTGTGGGTGCTGGCGAAGCGGCTCGAACAAGGGCGCTTCTCGTGGCCGGAGCCAGCGGAGGCGAAGCGCAAGCTGGCGCTGACGCCGGAGGCGTTGGCGCTGATCGTCGGCGGAGTGGATTTGAAAACGGCCACGTTGAAGCCGTGGTATGAGCGGGACGAAAAATAA